A DNA window from Hydractinia symbiolongicarpus strain clone_291-10 chromosome 6, HSymV2.1, whole genome shotgun sequence contains the following coding sequences:
- the LOC130647981 gene encoding uncharacterized protein LOC130647981, translated as MHRNNMAIKRSTHVNALEKKSGYDLPVYGLDNGQFYAIHIPALVCVFLSLVAAVLTICFSFKHQRISTFFTWTKSERFVVYLAICDALFNIFHSMDHLHIVITKDHIYPKALCQFNAIMSVEFVPAQGLMVNIVAINAFVLIYIRKKLDFGRYDWKLLLWLFCLPFVFGVVALATRSLGPNGTFCYIDPVKGKYANLFFTTVPLLLILSMNVVLYLLTWYRIRKEEPRFKDLSGQSSNVVRSSHRAAKNMSLFVAAYFIQWWATALYGVWQLLGDVPLVLFQFVTTFSNIGGILNGIVYVVIRKRKSDINN; from the exons ATGCATAGAAACAATATGGCGATTAAAAGATCAACACATGTTAATGCCTTGGAGAAGAAGAGTGGGTATGATTTGCCTGTTTATGGACTGGATAACGGTCAGTTTTATGCAATCCATATACCAGCACTGGTATGTGTATTTTTAAGCTTAGTCGCAGCCGTATTGACCATATGTTTTTCATTCAAACATCAAAGAATATCAACATTTTTCACTTGGACAAAAAGTGAACGGTTTGTTGTGTATCTTGCCATATGTGATGCCTTGTTTAATATCTTCCATTCTATGGATCATTTGCATATAGTCATCACTAAGGATCATATTTACCCTAAAGCTCTTTGTCAGTTTAATGCTATCATGTCAGTCGAGTTTGTTCCAGCCCAGGGATTGATGGTAAATATAGTCGCTATTAAcgcttttgttttgatttacatTCGTAAAAAACTCGATTTTGGACGTTATGATTGGAAGTTATTGCTATGGTTGTTCTGCCTACCATTTGTCTTCGGTGTAGTGGCACTTGCAACCAGATCATTAGGACCGAATGGAACGTT cTGCTACATCGATCCTGTGAAAGGAAAATATGCAAACTTATTTTTCACCACAGTGCCGTTGCTATTAATTCTCAGTATGAATGTCGTACTGTATCTTCTAACATGGTATCGTATTCGAAAGGAGGAACCAAGGTTTAAGGACTTATCTGGACAGAGTTCCAATGTTGTTCGTTCATCACACAGGGCAGCCAAAAATATGTCATTGTTTGTAGCCGCTTATTTTATACAATGGTGGGCCACGGCTTTGTATGGAGTGTGGCAATTACTGGGAGATGTCCCACTGGTATTGTTTCAGTTCGTCACGACATTTTCAAACATTGGGGGGATCTTAAATGGAATTGTTTATGTTGttatcagaaagagaaaaagcgACATTAATAATTAA
- the LOC130647983 gene encoding uncharacterized protein LOC130647983 — MKVIMAHAIARATETSLQSNTTMAPKKESGYDLALYGLDNGQFYAIHLPALTCIFLSLITAILVICFSFKHQRISTFFTWTKSERFVVYLAICDALFNICHSMDHLHIVITKDHVYPKALCEFYGIMLAEFITAQNLMVNVVSINAFVLIYFRKKLEFGKYDWKLLLWMFGTPFLAGMIALGTGSMGPNGTFCYFDGVKGEYANLFFTTVPLLLILTVNIIMYILTWYRIQKEEPKFKDVSGKDAHVVRASHRAAKTMSLFVAAFFIQWWAMALYGVWQLVADVPQALFQFVTTFSNIGGILNGIVYVIIRRKKGENHSEIPSESSKKFSRMNNNHSVSNIETQHTSF; from the exons ATGAAAGTTATTATGGCTCATGCAATAGCTAGAGCCACTGAAACATCACTACAAAGTAACACCACGATGGCACCAAAGAAGGAAAGCGGATACGATTTGGCATTATATGGACTGGATAACGGTCAATTTTATGCCATCCATTTACCAGCgttaacatgtatttttttaagtttgataACAGCTATACTGGTAATATGTTTTTCATTTAAACATCAAAGAATATCAACATTTTTTACATGGACAAAAAGTGAACGGTTTGTTGTTTATCTTGCCATATGCGATGCCTTGTTTAATATATGCCACTCAATGGATCACTTGCATATTGTCATCACAAAAGATCATGTCTACCCCAAAGCACTTTGCGAGTTTTATGGCATCATGCTAGCCGAGTTCATTACTGCCCAGAACTTGATGGTAAATGTGGTTTCTATCAAcgcttttgttttgatttacttTCGTAAAAAGCTTGAATTTGGAAAATATGATTGGAAGTTATTGTTATGGATGTTTGGAACACCCTTTTTGGCGGGTATGATTGCTCTTGGGACTGGATCTATGGGACCAAATGGAACCTT CTGCTACTTTGATGGTGTGAAGGGAGAGTACGCGAATCTGTTCTTCACCACAGTGCCTTTGCTTTTAATTCTCACCGTAAACATCATTATGTATATTTTAACATGGTACCGCATTCAAAAAGAGGAGCCCAAGTTCAAAGATGTTTCTGGCAAGGATGCTCACGTGGTCCGCGCATCACATCGAGCAGCTAAGACTATGTCCTTATTTGTTGCAGCTTTCTTTATACAATGGTGGGCGATGGCTTTGTATGGGGTGTGGCAATTAGTAGCAGATGTTCCGCAAGCGTTGTTTCAGTTTGTTACAACCTTCTCAAACATTGGAGGAATTTTGAATGGTATTGTTTATGTGATCATAAGACGAAAGAAAGGCGAAAATCATAGCGAAATTCCATCGGAGTCTTCAAAGAAATTTTCACGAATGAATAATAATCATTCGGTTAGTAATATAGAAACCCAGCACACCTCGTTTTGA